One Setaria viridis chromosome 5, Setaria_viridis_v4.0, whole genome shotgun sequence genomic region harbors:
- the LOC117856004 gene encoding histone H2B.2 — MAPKAEKKPAAKKPAEEEPAAEKAPAGKKPKAEKRLPAGKSAGKEGGEGKKGKKKAKKSVETYKIYIFKVLKQVHPDIGISSKAMSIMNSFINDIFEKLAGEAAKLARYNKKPTITSREIQTSVRLVLPGELAKHAVSEGTKAVTKFTSS, encoded by the coding sequence ATGGCCCCCAAGGCGGAGAAGAAGCCGGCGGCGAAGAAgcccgcggaggaggagcccgcggcGGAGAAGGCCCCGGcggggaagaagcccaaggcgGAGAAGCGTCTCCCCGCGGGCAAGTCCGCCGGCAAGGAGGGCGGCGAGggcaagaaggggaagaagaaggcgaagaaGTCGGTGGAGACCTACAAGATCTACATCTTCAAGGTGCTGAAGCAGGTGCACCCCGACATCGGCATCTCCTCCAAGGCCATGTCCATCATGAACTCCTTCATCAACGACATCTTCGAGAAGCTCGCCGGTGAGGCCGCCAAGCTCGCGCGCTACAACAAGAAGCCCACCATCACCTCCCGGGAGATCCAGACCTCCGTCCGCCTCGTCCTCCCCGGCGAGCTCGCCAAGCACGCCGTCTCCGAGGGCACCAAGGCTGTCACCAAGTTCACCTCATCTTAG
- the LOC117857481 gene encoding uncharacterized protein yields the protein MPPPPLRHPAGHPNAGPTTSDSGMVKLLGDILHHTAPSTWSSALAAPLLRSRLAPAHVSSLLLLPASLRRPDLSRRFLLLLPPELVSPVSLSLLALSFLSSSPSPSSSASSPHAASLLLSLASSTPSASSSFSSLSHANSLARFRPGAATAATTLLASSYLRLRRARDAAAVLRLSLSSGIAVKQYTASQILFALIKIRQFALARDLFDQMLGTGVRVDEYIYTAGIRAYCETNNLDGARGLLARMECKDIKGSAVPYNVLMYGLCKNNRVHEAVEVKNGMVERGVTADEVTYRTLVYGFCRTEVLEMALEMTDDMLRLGFVPSEASCSFMLDGLRKRGCVEEAFRLACHLGELGMVPNLFACNALIDKLCKDGRFSEAERLFTGMGSRGLEPNEVTYAILIHSLCKRGMMDDALCMSDRMRENGIRVTAYPYNSLINGYCQCDDFDQARKLMNEMVKEGLTLSAASYSPLIAGLCRKGDLASAMELHNEMARNGVSGNVYTFTALINGFCKDRNMDEAARLFDKMIDCSLVPNEVTFNVMIDGYCRVGNVRKAFQLYDQMVDRGLTPDNYTYRSLISVLCLTLGASKAKEFVDDLENSCAMLNSFSLTALLHGLCKEGRLTEAYHVWNEMGARGFNLDLISFTVIVYAALKQHDKEKATMLIRQLKEKGVKPDNVFHTCMIDVHSKEANIVQALNCWDKMIADGCSPNVVTYTVLINNLCKSGYLSSAEILCKEMLAGRFLPNSFTYNCFLNYMATEGELEKAKVLHAAMLEGCLANTVTFNTLIKGFCKVGQIQEAIDLMQKITESGFFPDCISYSTIINELCKMGDTNKAFELWNEMLYKGLKPDIVAYNILIRWCSIHGEFCKGLGIYSDMLKNGVQPNWDTYGALFIGASLITRKGKTLLLTT from the coding sequence ATGCCTCCTCCGCCACTCCGGCACCCCGCCGGCCACCCTAACGCCGGGCCCACTACCTCAGATTCAGGTATGGTTAAGCTCCTAGGCGACATCCTCCACCATACCGCCCCATCCACCTGGTCGtccgccctcgccgcgccgcttcTGCGCAGCCGCCTCGCCCCGGCGCAtgtctcctccctcctcctcctcccggcctcTCTCCGCCGGCCCGATCTCTcccgccgcttcctcctcctcctgccacCCGAGCTCGTCTCCCCGGTCTCCCTTTCCCTCCtcgccctctccttcctctcctcctcgccctccccATCATCTTCTGCATCCTCCCCgcacgccgcctccctcctgctCTCCCTCGCGTCATCCACTCCGTCCGCGTCGTCCTCATTTTCGTCACTCTCACATGCTAATTCACTCGCCAGGTTCCGTCctggcgccgccaccgctgccaccaCGCTGCTCGCCTCCTCGTACCTCCGActccgccgcgcccgcgacgccgccgccgtcctacGCCTATCCCTATCGTCCGGCATTGCTGTGAAGCAATATACCGCTTCTCAGATACTGTTCGCTCTCATCAAGATCCGGCAGTTTGCTCTTGCCCGCGACCTGTTCGATCAAATGCTTGGGACAGGTGTTCGCGTGGACGAGTACATTTACACGGCTGGAATTCGAGCTTATTGTGAGACAAATAATTTGGATGGTGCAAGGGGGCTATTGGCAAGGATGGAATGCAAGGACATCAAGGGCAGTGCTGTGCCATACAATGTGCTAATGTATGGTCTCTGCAAAAACAATCGTGTTCATGAGGCAGTGGAGGTGAAGAATGGCATGGTGGAGAGAGGAGTTACGGCTGATGAAGTTACATACCGGACTCTTGTTTATGGGTTTTGTCGGACTGAGGTACTGGAAATGGCATTGGAAATGACTGATGACATGCTTAGGCTGGGGTTTGTGCCATCAGAGGCCAGTTGCTCCTTTATGCTCGATGGGCTACGGAAGAGAGGGTGTGTCGAGGAGGCCTTCAGGTTAGCTTGTCACTTGGGTGAGTTGGGCATGGTACCAAACCTGTTTGCGTGTAATGCATTGATTGATAAACTGTGTAAGGATGGAAGATTTAGTGAGGCAGAAAGGCTCTTCACAGGGATGGGAAGCAGGGGTCTAGAGCCAAATGAAGTGACCTATGCTATATTGATACATTCCCTGTGCAAGAGGGGAATGATGGATGACGCACTTTGCATGTCTGATAGGATGAGGGAGAATGGAATCAGAGTTACAGCTTATCCATACAACTCTTTAATTAATGGTTACTGCCAATGCGATGATTTTGACCAGGCAAGGAAGTTAATGAATGAGATGGTTAAGGAGGGATTAACACTGAGTGCAGCATCATATTCCCCCCTTATAGCTGGTTTATGCCGGAAAGGGGATCTAGCCAGTGCAATGGAGCTCCACAATGAGATGGCCAGGAATGGTGTTTCAGGGAATGTTTATACATTTACAGCGCTTATCAATGGTTTCTGCAAGGACAGAAATATGGATGAAGCTGCTAGGTTGTTTGATAAGATGATTGACTGCTCCCTAGTACCAAATGAAGTGACTTTTAATGTCATGATAGACGGGTATTGCCGTGTAGGCAATGTTAGGAAGGCATTCCAGTTATATGATCAGATGGTGGATAGGGGCCTAACACCTGACAATTACACTTACAGGTCATTGATCAGTGTACTTTGTTTGACGCTAGGTGCCTCGAAAGCAAAGGAATTTGTTGATGATCTAGAAAATAGCTGTGCCATGCTAAATAGTTTTAGCTTAACAGCACTTTTGCACGGATTGTGCAAAGAAGGAAGGTTAACTGAAGCATACCATGTTTGGAATGAGATGGGAGCACGGGGGTTCAACCTTGATCTTATCAGTTTTACTGTAATTGTATATGCAGCTCTGAAACAGCATGACAAGGAAAAAGCAACCATGTTGATTAGGCAACTGAAAGAAAAAGGTGTGAAGCCAGACAATGTGTTCCATACATGCATGATTGATGTGCATTCAAAGGAAGCAAATATAGTTCAAGCTTTAAACTGCTGGGATAAGATGATAGCTGATGGATGCTCTCCTAATGTTGTCACATATACAGTTTTAATAAATAATCTCTGCAAGTCTGGATATTTGAGCAGCGCAGAGATCCTTTGTAAAGAAATGTTAGCTGGGCGCTTTCTACCTAATAGCTTTACTTATAATTGCTTTCTTAATTATATGGCAACTGAAGGAGAGCTGGAAAAGGCTAAAGTTTTACATGCAGCCATGCTTGAAGGCTGTTTAGCTAACACAGTGACATTTAACACATTGATCAAAGGGTTCTGTAAGGTTGGGCAGATCCAAGAGGCAATTGACCTTATGCAGAAGATTACTGAAAGCGGTTTCTTTCCTGATTGCATCAGCTATTCTACAATAATAAATGAGCTCTGTAAGATGGGTGACACAAATAAAGCATTTGAGCTTTGGAACGAAATGTTATACAAGGGACTGAAGCCTGATATTGTGGCATACAATATTTTGATACGCTGGTGCAGTATCCATGGTGAATTTTGTAAGGGTTTAGGAATTTACAGTGATATGCTTAAGAATGGGGTGCAACCAAACTGGGATACATATGGAGCTCTTTTCATAGGAGCTTCTTTGATAACCAGGAAGGGAAAAACTTTACTGTTGACGACCTGA
- the LOC117855971 gene encoding histone H2B.3 encodes MAPKAEKKPAAKKPAEEEPATEKAEKAPAGKKPKAEKRLPAGKSAGKEGGEGKKGKKKAKKSVETYKIYIFKVLKQVHPDIGISSKAMSIMNSFINDIFEKLAGEAAKLARYNKKPTITSREIQTSVRLVLPGELAKHAVSEGTKAVTKFTSS; translated from the coding sequence ATGGCCCCCAAGGCGGAGAAGAAGCCGGCGGCGAAGAAgcccgcggaggaggagcccgcgACGGAGAAGGCGGAGAAGGCCCCGGcggggaagaagcccaaggcgGAGAAGCGTCTCCCCGCGGGCAAGTCCGCCGGCAAGGAGGGCGGCGAGggcaagaaggggaagaagaaggcgaagaaGTCGGTGGAGACCTACAAGATCTACATCTTCAAGGTGCTGAAGCAGGTGCACCCCGACATCGGCATCTCCTCCAAGGCCATGTCCATCATGAACTCCTTCATCAACGACATCTTCGAGAAGCTCGCCGGTGAGGCAGCCAAGCTCGCGCGTTACAACAAGAAGCCCACCATCACCTCCAGGGAGATCCAGACCTCCGTCCGCCTCGTCCTCCCCGGCGAGCTAGCGAAGCACGCCGTCTCTGAGGGCACCAAGGCCGTCACCAAGTTCACCTCGTCGTAG